One window from the genome of Leptospira broomii serovar Hurstbridge str. 5399 encodes:
- a CDS encoding beta strand repeat-containing protein yields the protein MYSIIENTKRASFPILLFFLLEGCAAWPLLTGAVGLAAGKTGSGPLFFLPGSATSQPATLNRVEISSPYSSLAKTTTIPLKATAIYSDNTNADITGDANWSSADSSVIQMLSGGAAQGMRVGSTTITIEYQGKTAQIQLTVSPAPLSTLTITCTDQNSNLPKGSSRQCSLTGNFADGTTQDLTLDPNTTWSISNSSIATVDTNGLVHGVTVGSTSIRAGYQGLTASLPLSISQASLVAISVTPINSSLPLGKTQQFTATGTYSDNSTQNITSQVTWTSSDTSIAQIGNAPGNKGFLSTQAQGSATITAALGSINNQTQITVTAALLESISITPANPSIAKGRTLNLVATGIFTDGSSSTITTQVTWSSDNAGFVSVDNGAGLEGRATAVNVGTANVTAAIGGISSTVSFQVTAAVLTSIQVTPDDSSIPRGTSTTVLASGIYSDGTSQNISDQVSWMTSNTSTLQLGSLNGVPKKGVLSPNTGSFGSARITATLGSISGYADITVTSARLISIQVDPTTPSVAKGLTKNFTATGTYTDATTQDLTTQVTWASSSTGIAVISNASGAQGTATGLSIGTSNITAILGSVTSPVNTLTVTAATLRSITITPSLPSIPKGRSQNLIATGTYSDGSTSDLTTQATWTSSDSSIAVVDNTSGNQGKTSGISQGSVSIGAAIGSISGAVTFTVTSAILDSIQVSIDDSSIAKGTSTRAEAVGIYSDGTHSNVSDQVVWTSSQTSIIQLGILLSGPKKQLNSPSSGSQGSSRITATLNSISGYADLSVTAPRLVSIQVDPTNPTVADGLTKNFTATGTYTDRSVQDLTSQVTWISSNTNVATISNVSGAQGTATTLQTGTSNITAQSGSVVSPVSVLTVGAATLVSITIAPSPTLSISKGLTRNFTATGHYSDNSTQDITTQVTWSSFDQTKATVSNAAGTQGTLTALLEGSTQISATLNSIQSSDTAVTVTAAVLQSIQVTPANSNLPKGNTTGFTANGVYSDGTTLDMTTQVTWSSSNTASVTISNGNGKQGTATAVAIGSATISAQSGSVTGSTTLTVTAAVLVSISVAPNGSSVYTGNTKNFTATGTYSDSSTQDLTSQAVWASSDTSKATISNANGTQGQVTGVAAGTVTISATFGSVSGNTSLTVVYLDTTPPTVLNTVSLGPTTVRVTYSESVNAAQATTASNYKLALTSSVSGSCSDNSNFSSSSALGISSVTGTGSIFTITLSSSQVSGTSYTLIVNKSGVQDLSAIPNSLACPNYGDFIGQEQLKVSSATCASTSSVVLNFSKPVLSGNNSSGSAECSNSTECANRYKFVGTTDLGSISSAKILDGTVCNGTPADAAKVCITHALLQTGAQYTIISANAVDGDGFDNSSWGSVRDAGNSENVQASPRDRATFSGCGTSPVNFSDGPVSVDPNGSTFGYLADFNSKIYTGPNNGGNGALRFAYDGSVPESVQFTFTQDTIVQNTGSGDNPRTSTNSATSRENSIAVPPYVTLGHSGCTANDATLTNGCGPDNESGRGVFTTGTLSGSSYIFIAAARTTPDGSGNYYFDYLYYSSDTSSNLGFKYIDMSTITGTVTAGTSAITVQNDRVFPGFAKPNYNGTSGFNAPDFGFISFNSADSGTGNCTAGSNCDAYDGSKGRRIRIDYMPYFGGASSSGGNNASPNWAYYVGVDSLFVFNNRIYAANGGLHAVGHNGSIIRSNTADPTTACSSHDTCANWTEIGPRANSKWHNSATNNWFSLELVKFYDLIPADRAFAQFAEFNGNLYVTRTLCVQGTQATDFRTGAGTVAGCTDGTDTNRRAQLWKCDPTITGSATDCDSGDWSVVADDGTGLTNFGDSTNRTITMVAKNGSYLYVGFDNPSGARIYRTNTTSPGSSSSSWTQVAGNGLTDSTNVQQIFSAVSVPVGGLNYLYLSVGKNNTPVRVYRQQNQ from the coding sequence ATGTACAGCATTATCGAAAATACAAAGCGAGCAAGCTTTCCAATCCTTTTATTTTTCCTGCTCGAAGGATGCGCCGCATGGCCCTTACTTACGGGTGCCGTCGGACTAGCAGCCGGGAAAACGGGAAGCGGGCCTCTCTTTTTTTTGCCGGGGAGCGCAACTTCCCAACCGGCCACGCTGAATAGAGTCGAAATCTCTTCCCCCTACTCAAGCCTTGCTAAAACGACCACGATTCCTCTAAAAGCCACTGCGATTTATTCGGATAACACGAATGCAGATATAACCGGCGATGCAAATTGGTCGTCCGCGGATTCTTCCGTGATTCAAATGCTTTCGGGAGGAGCGGCTCAAGGAATGCGAGTCGGCTCTACCACGATAACCATCGAATACCAAGGCAAGACAGCCCAGATTCAACTTACCGTTTCTCCGGCACCGCTATCCACTTTAACGATAACTTGTACCGATCAGAATTCAAATCTTCCCAAGGGATCTTCTCGACAATGTTCTCTTACAGGAAATTTTGCGGATGGAACGACTCAGGATTTAACTCTCGATCCGAACACTACTTGGAGCATCTCGAATTCTTCCATTGCAACCGTCGATACAAATGGATTAGTACATGGAGTTACGGTCGGTTCAACTTCGATTCGCGCAGGATACCAAGGGCTTACAGCGAGTTTACCCTTATCAATCAGCCAAGCGTCCCTTGTTGCTATCTCGGTGACACCTATCAATTCCTCATTGCCGTTAGGCAAAACCCAGCAATTCACGGCCACAGGAACCTATTCGGATAATTCCACTCAGAATATAACTTCGCAAGTAACCTGGACATCCTCCGACACTTCGATTGCTCAAATCGGAAATGCGCCCGGAAACAAAGGGTTTCTTTCGACTCAAGCGCAGGGAAGTGCAACAATTACGGCGGCTCTGGGATCTATCAACAATCAAACTCAGATTACAGTTACTGCGGCCCTATTGGAGAGTATTTCGATTACCCCTGCAAATCCTTCTATCGCTAAAGGTCGTACCCTCAACCTCGTAGCTACAGGGATATTCACGGATGGTAGTAGTTCCACGATTACCACACAGGTGACCTGGTCGAGCGACAACGCTGGCTTCGTCTCCGTAGATAACGGCGCCGGACTCGAAGGACGCGCAACCGCGGTGAATGTCGGAACAGCTAACGTAACTGCTGCAATCGGTGGAATTTCTTCAACAGTATCTTTCCAGGTAACCGCGGCAGTTTTGACTTCCATTCAAGTAACACCCGACGACTCGTCGATTCCGAGAGGAACTTCGACAACCGTTCTTGCATCGGGAATTTACTCGGACGGCACTTCTCAAAATATCAGCGACCAGGTTTCCTGGATGACTTCTAATACGTCCACACTTCAATTAGGATCGTTAAACGGCGTTCCGAAAAAAGGAGTTCTTTCCCCAAATACTGGAAGTTTCGGCTCCGCGCGAATTACCGCAACGTTAGGTAGTATCAGCGGATACGCGGATATTACGGTTACTTCCGCAAGGTTAATCTCGATTCAAGTTGACCCGACAACTCCTAGTGTCGCCAAGGGATTGACGAAAAACTTTACGGCAACCGGTACCTACACCGATGCTACGACTCAGGACCTTACCACTCAGGTTACTTGGGCTTCTTCGAGTACAGGTATTGCAGTAATCAGCAACGCGTCGGGCGCCCAAGGAACGGCTACGGGGCTATCGATCGGAACTTCTAATATCACGGCTATTCTCGGATCCGTAACTTCTCCGGTAAACACATTGACCGTCACAGCGGCAACCTTGCGAAGCATCACGATCACTCCTTCCCTACCGAGTATACCTAAAGGAAGAAGTCAGAATTTAATCGCGACCGGAACTTATTCCGACGGAAGCACTTCCGATCTTACGACCCAAGCGACTTGGACGAGCTCGGATTCTTCGATCGCAGTAGTTGACAACACTAGCGGAAATCAAGGTAAGACTTCGGGTATTTCACAAGGCAGCGTTTCAATCGGCGCCGCTATCGGTTCCATTTCGGGTGCAGTCACATTCACTGTGACGAGCGCCATATTAGATTCGATCCAAGTTTCCATCGACGATTCTTCGATCGCAAAAGGAACTTCCACCCGAGCGGAAGCGGTAGGAATTTACTCCGACGGAACTCATTCGAACGTAAGCGACCAAGTCGTTTGGACTTCTTCTCAAACCTCGATCATTCAACTCGGTATTCTCTTATCAGGACCTAAAAAGCAACTGAACTCTCCAAGTAGCGGTAGCCAAGGATCTTCGAGAATCACGGCGACTTTAAATTCCATTAGCGGATACGCGGATCTTTCCGTCACTGCACCGCGTTTAGTCTCGATTCAAGTGGATCCGACCAATCCGACGGTAGCGGACGGCTTGACTAAGAATTTCACCGCCACCGGAACCTATACGGACCGATCGGTACAAGATCTAACGTCGCAAGTTACTTGGATTTCATCAAACACAAACGTCGCGACGATCAGTAACGTCTCCGGCGCCCAAGGGACTGCAACTACCTTACAAACTGGAACTTCGAATATTACCGCCCAATCAGGATCCGTCGTATCACCGGTTAGCGTACTTACAGTCGGAGCCGCGACTTTAGTTAGCATTACGATCGCTCCTTCTCCGACATTAAGTATTTCTAAAGGATTAACTCGGAATTTTACCGCAACCGGGCATTACTCGGATAACTCGACTCAGGATATAACGACTCAAGTAACCTGGTCCTCTTTTGATCAAACAAAAGCGACTGTAAGTAATGCAGCCGGAACTCAGGGAACATTAACCGCATTATTGGAAGGGAGCACACAAATTTCCGCCACTCTAAATTCGATCCAAAGTTCCGATACGGCAGTCACCGTAACTGCCGCAGTACTTCAATCGATTCAAGTTACGCCTGCAAACTCGAATCTTCCTAAAGGAAATACGACCGGATTTACCGCAAACGGCGTGTATTCGGATGGAACGACATTGGATATGACAACTCAAGTCACTTGGAGTTCATCCAATACCGCCTCCGTAACAATTAGCAATGGGAACGGGAAACAAGGGACGGCAACTGCTGTGGCTATAGGATCGGCGACAATTTCAGCCCAATCCGGATCCGTAACTGGATCAACCACATTAACTGTAACCGCGGCAGTATTAGTTTCCATATCGGTTGCTCCGAACGGTTCATCGGTTTATACCGGAAACACGAAGAATTTTACCGCAACCGGAACCTATTCCGACTCAAGCACACAGGATTTAACCTCTCAAGCGGTTTGGGCTTCATCCGACACTAGTAAAGCCACGATCAGCAATGCTAACGGAACCCAAGGTCAAGTTACCGGGGTAGCTGCAGGAACAGTAACGATATCTGCGACGTTCGGAAGCGTTAGCGGAAATACCTCTTTGACCGTTGTATATCTGGATACGACACCGCCGACTGTATTAAATACAGTATCTCTCGGCCCGACGACGGTACGAGTCACGTACTCGGAATCGGTGAATGCGGCTCAAGCTACGACTGCTTCCAATTATAAACTCGCATTGACCTCTTCGGTCAGCGGATCTTGTTCTGACAATAGTAATTTCTCTTCGAGTTCTGCGCTCGGTATTTCATCGGTAACCGGAACCGGATCCATATTTACGATTACATTGTCTAGCTCTCAGGTTTCCGGAACAAGTTATACGTTGATTGTAAACAAATCGGGAGTTCAAGATTTATCGGCGATTCCGAATTCGCTCGCATGTCCGAATTACGGGGATTTTATAGGACAGGAGCAACTCAAAGTTAGCTCTGCTACTTGCGCTTCAACCTCGTCAGTCGTTCTCAATTTTTCCAAGCCGGTACTTTCCGGAAACAATTCTTCGGGGTCCGCGGAATGTAGTAACAGTACGGAATGTGCCAATCGCTATAAATTCGTCGGAACGACTGATCTGGGATCGATTTCTTCCGCGAAAATTCTAGATGGAACTGTATGTAACGGAACTCCCGCAGACGCCGCAAAAGTTTGCATTACCCACGCCCTACTCCAAACCGGAGCTCAATATACGATCATATCGGCCAATGCTGTCGACGGGGATGGATTCGATAATAGTAGTTGGGGATCCGTGCGCGACGCGGGAAATTCCGAAAACGTCCAAGCCTCTCCGAGGGACAGGGCCACCTTTTCAGGTTGCGGAACGTCTCCTGTGAATTTTTCGGACGGTCCGGTATCGGTAGACCCGAACGGATCCACGTTCGGTTATCTAGCCGACTTTAATAGCAAGATTTACACCGGACCGAACAACGGTGGAAACGGTGCACTGAGATTTGCGTATGACGGCTCGGTTCCGGAATCGGTTCAATTTACGTTCACGCAAGATACGATTGTCCAAAACACAGGCTCGGGAGACAATCCAAGGACCAGTACGAATTCCGCAACAAGTCGAGAAAATAGCATAGCAGTTCCTCCTTACGTTACCTTGGGACATTCGGGATGTACTGCCAATGACGCGACTCTTACAAACGGATGCGGGCCGGATAATGAGAGTGGTCGCGGGGTATTTACGACCGGCACTTTGAGCGGGTCGTCTTACATATTCATTGCTGCAGCGAGAACCACTCCCGACGGTAGCGGAAACTATTATTTCGATTACTTATACTACTCTTCGGATACTTCCTCAAACCTAGGATTCAAATACATCGATATGTCGACGATTACGGGAACCGTGACTGCCGGCACTTCCGCAATTACGGTTCAAAACGATCGAGTCTTTCCGGGGTTTGCAAAACCGAATTATAATGGAACTTCGGGATTTAATGCACCTGATTTCGGTTTTATAAGTTTTAATTCCGCCGATTCCGGTACCGGTAATTGTACGGCAGGTTCCAATTGTGACGCCTACGATGGAAGCAAGGGTAGAAGGATCCGAATTGATTACATGCCGTATTTTGGCGGGGCCTCCAGTTCCGGAGGAAATAATGCCAGCCCGAACTGGGCCTATTATGTAGGGGTCGATTCTCTCTTCGTGTTTAATAACCGAATTTATGCTGCAAACGGCGGCCTACATGCGGTCGGCCATAACGGATCCATAATACGTTCTAATACCGCGGATCCTACAACTGCCTGCTCCTCGCATGATACATGCGCGAACTGGACTGAAATCGGACCAAGAGCAAATAGCAAATGGCATAATAGCGCCACCAATAATTGGTTCTCTCTGGAACTCGTCAAATTCTACGATCTGATTCCGGCCGATCGTGCATTTGCGCAGTTCGCCGAATTTAACGGAAATTTATATGTGACACGTACCCTTTGCGTCCAGGGAACTCAAGCTACGGATTTTAGAACCGGTGCAGGAACGGTCGCAGGATGTACCGATGGAACGGATACGAATCGAAGAGCACAGCTCTGGAAATGCGATCCTACGATAACTGGGAGTGCGACCGACTGTGATTCCGGGGATTGGAGCGTCGTTGCGGACGATGGAACAGGTCTCACGAATTTCGGAGATTCTACGAACCGCACAATCACCATGGTAGCTAAAAACGGTTCTTACTTATACGTAGGGTTCGATAACCCATCGGGAGCTCGAATTTATCGGACTAATACCACAAGCCCAGGTAGCTCCTCCTCATCCTGGACTCAAGTGGCCGGAAATGGATTAACGGATTCTACGAATGTCCAACAGATATTCTCCGCCGTTTCCGTCCCTGTCGGAGGTTTGAATTACTTGTATCTGAGCGTCGGTAAAAACAATACTCCGGTCCGAGTTTATAGGCAACAGAACCAATGA
- a CDS encoding SET domain-containing protein: MIERRTNKFGENGIFASSPIASGTLLFSYSEWIEDEEFGWKVLTVTEAEDLPESEKEIFMKYGYDVDFGLVTGPTGPQFVINHSNFMNHSCDPNMWYDQNDNIIAKRDIRPGEELTIDYANFVVNFDQTFECRCGAAACRKFIRKDDWKLLLPEYHLNFPAFMHKEIKKFLVKVPA; encoded by the coding sequence ATGATCGAAAGACGCACGAACAAATTCGGGGAGAACGGAATTTTCGCCTCGTCACCTATAGCCTCAGGGACTCTCCTTTTTAGCTATAGCGAGTGGATCGAGGACGAAGAGTTCGGCTGGAAAGTACTGACCGTTACCGAAGCGGAAGACTTACCCGAATCTGAGAAGGAAATCTTCATGAAATACGGATATGATGTAGACTTTGGCCTCGTAACCGGTCCTACCGGACCCCAGTTCGTCATTAACCATTCCAACTTCATGAACCATTCTTGTGACCCGAATATGTGGTATGATCAGAACGACAATATCATTGCTAAGCGGGATATTAGACCGGGAGAAGAGCTTACCATCGACTATGCTAATTTCGTCGTGAACTTTGACCAGACCTTCGAATGTCGCTGTGGAGCCGCAGCTTGCAGAAAATTCATTCGCAAGGACGACTGGAAATTACTTCTGCCGGAGTATCATCTGAACTTCCCGGCATTCATGCACAAAGAAATTAAAAAGTTCCTGGTAAAAGTTCCGGCATAA
- a CDS encoding LIC_10461 domain-containing protein — protein sequence MLSLKYFLCLFTAAVLLFNCHSTILVHKEADSPPASLAKDAPDRKFRQASFLFGIYPSGSAAEVSCTNSHPEVRLVTGFLDSVIHFLIGPFYTTKTVEVRCKK from the coding sequence ATGTTATCTTTAAAATACTTTCTCTGTTTATTCACCGCAGCGGTGCTTCTTTTTAATTGCCATTCAACGATCCTGGTGCATAAGGAAGCGGACTCCCCTCCGGCCTCTTTGGCGAAGGACGCACCTGACCGGAAATTTCGCCAAGCGAGCTTTTTATTTGGAATTTACCCTTCTGGATCTGCGGCGGAAGTGTCTTGCACAAACTCGCATCCGGAAGTCCGACTGGTGACCGGATTTCTGGATTCCGTCATTCATTTTTTGATCGGACCTTTTTACACTACCAAGACCGTCGAAGTGCGCTGTAAAAAATAA
- a CDS encoding DUF2179 domain-containing protein → MPPWAFEYLILPLCIYFARVTDVSIGTVRIILISREKKVLAAFLGFVEVLLWLIVITQIIRNLSNAFCYIAYAGGFATGTYLGMVVEEKLAIGHSLLRIIVTGKGEKIVEKLTESGFRTTRLDAQGARGPVTVILSFLRRKEVPFVLEILRQTAPGAFYTLENARKTSDPGIWKEEPGGEFLASLLWRRQSRIRK, encoded by the coding sequence ATGCCACCCTGGGCTTTCGAATACCTGATTCTCCCGCTTTGCATCTATTTTGCCCGCGTCACTGATGTAAGTATCGGAACTGTGAGAATCATATTAATTTCCCGAGAAAAGAAGGTTTTAGCGGCTTTCCTCGGTTTTGTAGAAGTTCTCCTTTGGCTCATCGTGATAACTCAAATCATACGGAATCTCAGCAATGCGTTCTGCTATATTGCATATGCGGGAGGATTTGCCACCGGGACGTATTTAGGGATGGTGGTAGAGGAAAAACTGGCGATTGGACATTCCCTACTCCGGATCATCGTTACCGGAAAAGGGGAAAAAATCGTGGAAAAACTCACCGAATCCGGCTTTAGAACCACCAGACTGGATGCACAGGGAGCCAGGGGACCTGTAACCGTGATTCTCTCTTTCTTACGTAGAAAAGAGGTTCCTTTTGTTTTAGAGATCTTAAGACAAACTGCCCCTGGAGCCTTTTACACGCTCGAGAATGCACGTAAGACCAGCGATCCAGGGATTTGGAAGGAAGAGCCAGGAGGAGAATTTTTAGCCAGCCTCCTTTGGCGAAGGCAATCCAGAATTAGAAAGTAA
- a CDS encoding Bor/Iss family lipoprotein, whose protein sequence is MRIQSHKIFGFIWLLILLLGSCRHAMVVYPPMTPEACRTSITSRECKKALELRNADQNQTSEKHRIVQDYYFFGIYPGARVLDTAKFCPKGPKLVHQYTSFWNGVWEQLSFTVYSPQTVEIECYL, encoded by the coding sequence ATGAGAATCCAATCGCACAAAATATTCGGCTTCATATGGCTACTAATTCTACTCCTGGGATCTTGCAGACATGCGATGGTGGTTTATCCCCCGATGACTCCGGAAGCTTGTCGCACTTCGATTACCTCGCGGGAATGTAAGAAAGCTCTCGAACTCCGAAATGCCGATCAGAACCAAACAAGCGAGAAACATAGGATTGTACAAGATTATTACTTTTTCGGAATCTATCCGGGCGCACGGGTTCTTGACACGGCAAAATTTTGTCCTAAAGGTCCCAAATTGGTCCATCAATATACGAGTTTTTGGAACGGGGTTTGGGAGCAGCTAAGCTTTACCGTATATTCACCTCAGACAGTGGAGATAGAATGTTATCTTTAA
- a CDS encoding GreA/GreB family elongation factor: protein MSAKRLVTKPDHQKILSTLESPELPHPVPPYFIQSLKKELSKAKKLDPREIPQDLITMNSKFVLRDLGNAEAFQFTLVYPEDSGDHTPTNGKISVLSPYGSAVLGARVGEVVRWLIDGNEKYLRVQELLFQPQ, encoded by the coding sequence ATGAGCGCGAAACGGCTTGTAACGAAACCTGATCATCAAAAAATCCTTTCCACTTTAGAGAGTCCGGAGCTTCCTCACCCAGTCCCTCCTTACTTCATTCAAAGTTTAAAAAAAGAACTCTCCAAGGCCAAAAAGCTGGATCCTAGGGAGATCCCCCAAGATTTGATTACGATGAATTCGAAATTCGTTCTTCGGGATTTAGGGAATGCCGAGGCCTTTCAATTTACCCTGGTCTATCCCGAAGATTCGGGAGATCATACGCCCACTAACGGAAAAATCTCCGTACTTTCCCCTTATGGTAGCGCCGTTTTAGGCGCGAGAGTTGGGGAAGTCGTTCGCTGGTTGATCGACGGAAATGAAAAATATCTGAGAGTTCAGGAACTACTTTTTCAACCACAATAA